In the Pseudoalteromonas ulvae UL12 genome, one interval contains:
- the lptF gene encoding LPS export ABC transporter permease LptF translates to MLIFRYLTAEVLKSQLAVFLTLMTIFVSEKFVRILTEATDGSLPAKLIISMLALKLPQLASFILPLSLFLGIILAYSRVYADSEMTVLKACGVSEWYVVRVTLASSAVMALFAAALTLVVAPWASEQEYRLEEKAKAESGLFSLRAGRFQQTGNEKAVVFVHDISQGGKELNKVFVAQFSDDNAAPEARIVYAEKGIVIEEENGEQQLNLSNGQHYETNGNQLDIKLTEFDGYQVEIQEQAIEHKRRKLEAVSSLALLQMDSSEAAAQFQWRLAIPLSILILTFIAVPLSEVNPRQGKFAKLVPAIVIYLAYFILLNGAKHAIEGGKIPTDIGLWWIHISALFIGVLLILRGRASGAMVKAIFKKRERVS, encoded by the coding sequence TTGCTTATTTTTCGTTATTTAACTGCTGAAGTGCTGAAATCGCAGTTGGCGGTGTTCCTGACTTTGATGACAATTTTTGTCAGTGAAAAATTTGTACGCATTTTAACTGAAGCAACAGACGGTTCTTTGCCGGCTAAATTAATCATTTCAATGCTTGCGCTTAAGTTACCGCAATTAGCCTCGTTTATTTTACCTTTAAGCTTATTTTTGGGCATTATATTAGCGTACAGCCGAGTTTATGCTGACAGTGAAATGACTGTGTTAAAAGCGTGTGGAGTCAGCGAATGGTATGTGGTGCGGGTGACGCTCGCCTCTAGTGCTGTGATGGCGCTTTTTGCTGCGGCATTGACTTTAGTTGTTGCGCCATGGGCAAGTGAGCAAGAGTATCGCCTTGAAGAAAAAGCCAAGGCTGAGTCGGGATTATTTAGCTTACGCGCTGGCCGATTTCAACAAACGGGCAATGAAAAAGCCGTGGTATTTGTGCATGACATTAGTCAAGGCGGCAAAGAACTCAACAAAGTGTTTGTGGCACAATTTTCTGATGATAACGCAGCACCTGAAGCTCGCATTGTCTATGCAGAAAAAGGGATAGTCATCGAAGAAGAAAACGGTGAACAACAACTCAATCTGAGCAATGGCCAGCACTACGAAACCAATGGCAATCAACTTGATATTAAATTAACTGAATTTGATGGTTATCAAGTCGAAATCCAAGAACAAGCAATAGAGCATAAACGCCGTAAGCTCGAAGCCGTGAGTAGCTTGGCATTATTGCAAATGGATTCTTCCGAAGCTGCGGCTCAGTTTCAATGGCGTTTGGCTATTCCGCTTTCTATTTTAATTTTAACCTTCATTGCTGTTCCGCTCAGTGAAGTAAACCCAAGGCAAGGTAAGTTTGCCAAGTTAGTCCCTGCGATTGTGATTTATTTGGCTTATTTTATTTTACTAAATGGGGCTAAGCATGCCATTGAAGGTGGGAAAATCCCAACCGATATCGGTTTGTGGTGGATCCATATCAGCGCTTTATTCATTGGCGTTTTACTGATTTTACGAGGTCGAGCATCCGGTGCGATGGTCAAAGCGATATTTAAGAAACGGGAGCGTGTGAGTTGA
- a CDS encoding S8 family serine peptidase — protein sequence MKAKLSTLSLALLPLFASANPSIAPAKKAEPHYKADSVIVVYKQGTKSTDRASARKLVAAKISDINLDEVDDRFKNVLSGRLAQYKLDKTNAKDAIAKLKSHPAVLYAEPDYQVKALGVPDDSRFGELWGLHNTGQTGGTADADIDAVEAWDISTGSREVIVGVIDTGVDYSHPDLAANMWTNPNEIAGDGIDNDNNGYIDDVHGINAVTNSGDPMDDQGHGTHVSGTIGASGNNANGVAGVNHNVSIVGCKFLEASGSGSTSDAIKCIDYMVGLSNAGVEVRVLNNSWGGGGASQALADAITSSEQANILFVAAAGNDAVDNDVNPSYPSNYEHASVLSVASTDHNDAMSGFSQWGLTTVDMGAPGSAILSTVPGGGYSSFSGTSMATPHVAGAAALALSVNPALNFQELKDLLMSSGDDNAALTGKTVSGKRLNVFNALQDANPEPGFRLKVAPSNQTITAGDTATYTFEIASVAEWNDTVTLALTSSIAGASLSTNSAMPGDTVTLTVPTTSETNWGDYSFTVNATSGDLAKDATVGLYVYPQGLNDFTYANDSSAAIPDNDPTGITSVINVPDDITLFGTSASVDISHTYIGDLIVKLTSPSGSVATLHNQAGGSADDLVATFTSAVFDGEVATGDWTLSVEDTYAEDTGTLNNWSVTFTGLGEVGPTAPIAGFTYERDFLNVSFTDTSTDVNGDIVSRTWDFGDGNTSTDTNPMHSYAAAGTYAVSLTTVDSEGLSSTKTEEIQVSEVNIELAVKRSNKSRTGYMRVELTWQGAAQGTVDVYRNGELLNTVENKGVYRDIQRQVEENAFTYKVCQSVDICSNEVNVNF from the coding sequence ATGAAAGCAAAACTTTCGACGTTATCACTTGCCTTGCTACCTTTATTTGCAAGTGCAAACCCAAGCATTGCGCCAGCTAAAAAAGCGGAACCACATTACAAAGCCGATTCAGTAATCGTTGTTTATAAGCAAGGCACCAAAAGCACTGATCGTGCTTCAGCACGTAAATTAGTTGCTGCAAAAATCTCAGATATCAACCTCGATGAAGTTGATGATCGCTTTAAAAATGTTCTCTCTGGACGCTTAGCACAATATAAGCTTGATAAAACCAATGCCAAAGATGCCATTGCCAAACTAAAATCTCACCCTGCAGTCCTCTATGCAGAACCCGATTACCAAGTCAAAGCTTTGGGCGTCCCTGATGACTCTCGCTTTGGTGAACTTTGGGGTTTACACAACACAGGTCAAACAGGCGGAACTGCCGATGCTGATATCGATGCAGTAGAAGCTTGGGATATTTCGACGGGTAGCCGTGAAGTTATTGTTGGTGTGATTGATACTGGGGTTGATTATTCTCACCCTGATTTAGCTGCCAACATGTGGACTAACCCTAATGAAATCGCAGGCGATGGCATTGATAATGACAACAACGGTTACATTGATGATGTCCACGGTATCAATGCGGTGACAAATTCTGGCGATCCGATGGATGATCAAGGCCATGGTACACATGTATCAGGTACTATTGGTGCATCAGGTAATAACGCCAATGGCGTAGCTGGTGTAAACCATAATGTTTCGATTGTCGGCTGTAAGTTTTTGGAAGCGTCGGGCAGCGGTAGTACATCAGATGCCATTAAATGTATCGATTACATGGTTGGCTTAAGTAATGCAGGCGTTGAAGTAAGAGTATTAAATAACAGTTGGGGTGGTGGCGGCGCAAGCCAAGCTCTTGCGGATGCGATTACATCGAGTGAGCAAGCTAACATATTATTCGTAGCAGCTGCGGGCAATGATGCTGTGGATAACGATGTCAATCCAAGCTATCCATCAAACTATGAGCATGCCAGTGTGTTATCTGTCGCAAGTACTGATCATAACGATGCGATGTCTGGATTCTCTCAGTGGGGACTCACCACGGTAGATATGGGCGCGCCGGGTTCTGCTATTTTATCGACAGTTCCAGGTGGCGGCTATTCGAGCTTCTCAGGTACATCCATGGCGACTCCACATGTTGCGGGTGCCGCTGCGTTAGCGTTATCGGTTAACCCTGCGCTAAACTTCCAAGAACTCAAAGATCTTCTCATGAGCTCTGGGGATGACAACGCAGCACTTACTGGTAAAACGGTATCGGGTAAACGCTTAAACGTATTTAACGCCTTGCAAGATGCAAACCCTGAGCCTGGCTTTAGACTCAAAGTGGCACCTTCTAATCAAACTATCACAGCAGGCGATACAGCTACATATACCTTTGAAATTGCTTCTGTTGCTGAATGGAATGATACAGTCACGCTTGCGCTAACAAGCTCAATTGCTGGTGCGAGTTTATCAACAAACTCTGCGATGCCGGGCGATACTGTCACTCTTACAGTGCCAACAACGTCAGAAACAAACTGGGGTGATTACAGCTTTACTGTCAACGCGACTAGTGGTGATTTAGCTAAAGATGCAACCGTGGGCTTATATGTTTACCCACAAGGTTTGAATGACTTTACTTACGCCAATGACAGCAGTGCAGCCATTCCTGACAATGACCCAACGGGCATTACCTCAGTAATCAATGTACCTGATGACATCACTTTATTTGGAACGTCTGCATCGGTTGATATTAGCCATACTTATATTGGTGATTTAATTGTGAAGCTCACGTCGCCATCAGGTTCTGTGGCCACGTTACACAATCAAGCCGGTGGTTCTGCAGATGATCTTGTTGCCACTTTCACTTCAGCAGTGTTTGATGGAGAAGTCGCAACAGGTGATTGGACGCTGAGCGTTGAAGATACCTACGCAGAAGACACAGGCACACTGAATAACTGGTCAGTGACTTTCACTGGACTGGGTGAAGTGGGTCCAACAGCTCCAATAGCTGGTTTCACGTATGAGCGTGATTTCCTAAATGTCAGCTTCACTGACACCAGTACCGATGTGAATGGCGATATTGTATCGCGCACATGGGACTTTGGTGATGGCAATACCTCAACAGACACTAACCCAATGCATAGCTATGCTGCCGCAGGCACATATGCAGTATCACTTACTACGGTTGATTCTGAAGGTCTGAGCAGTACTAAAACAGAAGAAATTCAAGTCTCTGAAGTCAACATTGAGCTTGCAGTGAAACGCTCAAATAAATCACGTACTGGCTATATGCGTGTCGAGCTAACATGGCAAGGTGCTGCACAAGGCACAGTCGATGTTTATCGTAATGGTGAGCTGTTAAATACCGTTGAAAACAAAGGTGTTTATCGCGATATTCAACGTCAAGTTGAAGAAAATGCCTTTACCTACAAAGTCTGCCAATCAGTGGATATTTGTTCAAATGAAGTAAATGTTAATTTTTAG
- a CDS encoding curlin subunit CsgB yields MTTQKHTANNRSNALIALLSCSALMVSLPAFCDQSLSKLHQDLIESPLSLSLNPSLQYRDGAQQHQVVVTQYGILNKATVNQQNGSTNEAYVVQNGSNNLATFLQNGSDNLINLSQQGNNNHAEVFQQGDANIANISQIGEQAFKVTQIGNDLVVNVSFSKQ; encoded by the coding sequence ATGACCACACAAAAACATACCGCGAATAACCGATCAAATGCCTTGATTGCCCTGCTGTCTTGCAGTGCTTTAATGGTTAGTCTGCCCGCTTTTTGTGATCAGTCATTGTCGAAGCTTCATCAAGACCTCATCGAATCTCCTCTTTCTCTCAGTCTAAATCCTTCCCTGCAATACCGAGACGGTGCGCAACAGCATCAAGTAGTTGTCACTCAGTATGGGATATTAAATAAAGCAACAGTCAACCAACAAAATGGAAGTACGAATGAGGCGTATGTGGTGCAAAATGGCAGCAATAATTTAGCGACCTTTTTGCAAAATGGTTCAGATAACCTCATCAACCTGTCACAGCAAGGGAATAATAACCACGCTGAAGTATTCCAGCAGGGCGATGCCAACATAGCCAATATTTCACAGATAGGTGAACAGGCATTTAAAGTCACGCAAATCGGTAACGATCTTGTGGTCAATGTCTCGTTTTCTAAACAATAA
- a CDS encoding DNA polymerase III subunit chi, giving the protein MNAVFYVQKQENEPDNPIPAHFDLAARIAADYYRQGQRVFIYTDNKNDAHLIDEHLWGFEADSFVPHNLQGEGPAMGAPVEIGDSTPVGNRKILINLAQTVPDFIRRFNQVFDFVPLQTEQKQAARERYKQLRQLGANMTTRDIEQ; this is encoded by the coding sequence ATGAACGCAGTGTTTTACGTTCAAAAACAAGAAAATGAGCCGGATAACCCTATCCCGGCTCATTTTGATCTCGCTGCACGCATTGCAGCTGATTATTACCGCCAAGGTCAGCGTGTCTTTATTTATACCGACAATAAAAACGACGCTCACTTAATCGATGAACATTTATGGGGATTTGAAGCGGACAGCTTTGTCCCCCATAACCTTCAAGGTGAAGGCCCCGCCATGGGCGCGCCGGTTGAGATTGGCGACTCAACTCCGGTTGGCAACCGAAAAATTTTAATTAATCTGGCGCAAACCGTGCCCGATTTCATTCGACGATTTAATCAAGTGTTTGATTTTGTCCCTTTGCAAACAGAGCAAAAACAAGCGGCCAGAGAGCGCTATAAGCAGCTTCGCCAACTTGGGGCCAACATGACAACACGTGATATTGAACAGTAA
- the pepA gene encoding leucyl aminopeptidase, which translates to MEFSVKSGSPEKQRSACIVVGVYEPRRLSPIGEQLDRISDGYISNLLRRGDLEGKPGQMLLLHHVPNVLSERILLVGCGKERELNDKQYKQIISKTINTLNETGSMEAVCFLTEQHVKGRDTYWKVRQAVETTQDCLYTFDQLKSKKSDTRRPLRKIVFNVPTRRELAIGENAIEHGLAISAGMKLCKDVANMPPNICNPAYLGEQAKLLEETFEKVTVNLVGEKEMEELGMHSYLAVGRGSANESIMSVIHYNGAPESQAPIVLVGKGLTFDSGGISIKPGEAMDEMKYDMGGAAGVIGTMRALAEMDLPINVIGVLAGCENMPSSNAYRPGDILTTMSGQTVEVLNTDAEGRLVLCDALTYVESFDPETVIDVATLTGACIIALGSHATGLLSSHNPLAHDLLKSGEQSGDRAWQLPLWDDYQDQLESPFADFTNLGGRAAGTITAACFLSKFTKKYNWAHLDIAGTAWRSGKNKGATGRPVPMLTQYLLNRADVTPVQES; encoded by the coding sequence ATGGAATTCAGCGTAAAAAGTGGTAGCCCAGAGAAGCAAAGAAGTGCTTGTATTGTAGTCGGCGTTTATGAACCGCGTCGTTTGTCACCTATCGGTGAGCAGCTGGATCGGATCAGTGATGGTTATATCTCCAATTTATTGCGCCGTGGTGATCTTGAAGGTAAGCCCGGTCAAATGCTGTTATTGCACCATGTGCCAAACGTATTAAGTGAACGTATTTTATTGGTTGGCTGTGGTAAAGAGCGTGAGTTAAACGATAAACAATACAAACAAATCATTTCGAAAACTATCAACACGCTTAACGAAACTGGTTCAATGGAAGCTGTGTGCTTTTTAACTGAGCAACACGTCAAAGGCCGTGATACATACTGGAAAGTCAGACAAGCCGTAGAAACAACACAAGACTGCTTATACACCTTTGATCAACTAAAAAGTAAAAAGAGTGATACTCGTCGCCCGTTACGTAAAATCGTGTTTAACGTGCCGACGCGTCGTGAATTGGCCATTGGTGAAAATGCCATTGAACATGGCTTAGCTATCTCAGCTGGTATGAAGCTGTGTAAAGATGTCGCTAACATGCCGCCAAACATTTGTAATCCTGCTTATTTGGGCGAGCAAGCCAAGTTACTCGAAGAGACCTTTGAGAAAGTCACCGTGAATTTGGTCGGCGAAAAAGAAATGGAAGAGCTTGGAATGCACTCTTACCTAGCGGTTGGTCGAGGAAGTGCAAACGAATCCATCATGTCGGTGATCCACTACAATGGTGCGCCAGAAAGCCAAGCCCCCATCGTGCTTGTTGGTAAAGGCCTTACTTTTGACTCAGGCGGTATTTCAATCAAACCAGGCGAAGCCATGGATGAAATGAAATATGATATGGGTGGCGCAGCCGGCGTCATTGGTACGATGCGCGCATTAGCTGAAATGGATCTCCCAATCAACGTCATTGGTGTACTCGCTGGTTGTGAAAACATGCCAAGCTCAAACGCCTATCGTCCAGGTGATATCTTAACAACTATGTCTGGGCAAACCGTTGAAGTTCTTAATACTGATGCTGAAGGGCGTTTAGTATTGTGTGATGCGCTTACCTATGTAGAAAGTTTTGACCCAGAAACAGTTATTGATGTCGCTACCCTGACTGGTGCGTGTATAATCGCCCTAGGTAGTCATGCCACAGGATTACTGTCGAGTCATAATCCTCTCGCCCATGACTTATTAAAGTCAGGTGAGCAAAGTGGAGATCGCGCATGGCAACTGCCATTATGGGATGATTATCAAGATCAACTTGAAAGCCCATTTGCAGATTTCACTAACTTAGGTGGCCGAGCAGCTGGCACAATTACCGCGGCATGTTTCTTATCTAAATTCACCAAAAAATATAATTGGGCTCATTTAGATATTGCTGGAACAGCATGGCGCAGTGGTAAAAACAAAGGCGCGACAGGTCGCCCAGTACCGATGTTAACTCAGTACTTGCTAAACCGTGCTGATGTAACCCCAGTGCAAGAGTCGTAA
- a CDS encoding RDD family protein, translating into MTDFPRTGFWRRAAAWLYDALVIIAFAMLTTVLYLLFIQLLLSFEFLSLGNAADVSDLIQQDPILKTIRTALLILVSICFFVYFWTRGGQTIGMRAWRLKVQQVGGARITVKQAIIRAATALGGLGNLAVIVNLKQPRALQDYLAGTEIITLSKEENKRIYKSLD; encoded by the coding sequence ATGACAGATTTTCCTCGCACTGGCTTTTGGCGCCGTGCCGCCGCTTGGCTTTATGATGCGTTAGTGATCATTGCATTTGCCATGCTCACCACAGTGCTTTACCTACTGTTTATTCAACTGTTACTTTCTTTTGAATTTCTGAGTTTAGGAAATGCGGCTGATGTCTCTGATTTAATTCAACAAGATCCAATTTTAAAGACCATTCGCACTGCCTTATTGATTTTAGTCAGCATCTGCTTTTTTGTGTATTTTTGGACGCGAGGCGGTCAAACAATTGGCATGCGCGCATGGCGACTAAAAGTTCAGCAGGTGGGTGGCGCTCGCATTACTGTCAAGCAAGCGATTATTCGCGCCGCTACAGCTTTAGGTGGATTAGGCAATTTGGCTGTAATCGTTAATTTAAAACAGCCCAGAGCGCTACAAGACTACTTAGCTGGCACTGAAATAATCACGCTCAGCAAAGAAGAAAACAAACGGATTTATAAGTCTCTCGACTAG
- a CDS encoding GNAT family N-acetyltransferase — protein MMAITRLDDLSQYHDALADLLIETVADGASIGFLAPVTFFEARSYWQNVNTDLAEPTQWMWIAFEAGQLLGTVQLSVCNKANGNHRAEVEKLMVAKAARGKGVAKALMGALEAWASEHELRLLVLDTKQGDTASFLYPKLGYQNGGVIPNFARDGLGCMAATVYFYKQI, from the coding sequence ATGATGGCCATCACCCGTCTCGATGACCTTAGTCAGTATCACGATGCACTCGCTGATTTACTGATTGAGACTGTTGCTGATGGGGCATCGATTGGATTTCTTGCTCCAGTCACTTTTTTTGAAGCGAGATCGTATTGGCAAAATGTGAATACGGATTTGGCAGAGCCAACGCAATGGATGTGGATTGCATTTGAAGCGGGTCAGTTGCTTGGCACTGTGCAATTGTCTGTTTGCAATAAAGCTAATGGTAATCATCGCGCAGAGGTCGAAAAGTTGATGGTTGCCAAAGCGGCAAGAGGCAAAGGGGTGGCCAAAGCGTTAATGGGAGCACTTGAAGCATGGGCGTCAGAGCACGAGTTGCGTTTGTTGGTACTCGATACTAAACAAGGCGACACAGCTTCATTTTTATATCCAAAATTAGGCTATCAAAATGGTGGAGTGATCCCAAACTTTGCTAGAGATGGCCTCGGTTGTATGGCGGCCACGGTGTATTTTTACAAGCAGATTTAA
- the lptG gene encoding LPS export ABC transporter permease LptG, with the protein MKTLDWYLGRSILQTTGFALLVLVGISTLIKFIEQLKYVGRGTYDVTTAGLFTLYSIPGDVVTFFPMATLIGGLTGLGALASNSELVVMQAAGMSRFAIIRSVMKTALFMALCVMAMGEWGVPEAQRQAKELRTFAISGGNVFNARQGVWAKDGDVFLNIDNVDESGRLDDLKMYRFNKDLDLVEVTNAQSAVSHSEGWMLSGVNQLSLGEEVTSKKFDELFYPSDLTPDKLGIVSLKAESLSFSGLVGYLDYLEKNDQDSSTYELALWRKLMQPVSIGVMLLVALSYIFGPLRSVTMGARIVMGVVTGIVFHLSDKIFGPIVLVYELPAFVGATLPSVIFIAFSVYLINKRS; encoded by the coding sequence TTGAAAACCTTAGATTGGTATTTAGGGCGAAGCATCTTACAAACCACAGGGTTTGCACTGCTCGTTTTGGTTGGGATTAGCACCTTAATAAAATTTATTGAGCAGCTTAAATATGTTGGCCGCGGTACGTATGATGTCACTACGGCTGGTCTTTTTACTTTGTACAGTATCCCCGGTGATGTGGTGACTTTTTTCCCAATGGCGACATTAATTGGTGGTTTAACTGGGCTTGGTGCGCTGGCTTCGAACAGTGAATTAGTGGTGATGCAAGCTGCAGGTATGTCACGTTTTGCGATTATTCGCTCAGTGATGAAAACCGCATTATTTATGGCGTTATGCGTTATGGCTATGGGTGAGTGGGGCGTTCCTGAAGCGCAAAGACAAGCAAAAGAACTGCGTACATTCGCTATTTCTGGTGGTAATGTGTTTAATGCGCGCCAAGGTGTGTGGGCTAAAGATGGCGATGTGTTTTTAAATATCGATAACGTGGATGAATCAGGTCGACTGGATGATTTAAAAATGTATCGCTTCAATAAAGATCTCGACTTGGTTGAAGTTACCAATGCACAAAGTGCGGTGAGTCATTCCGAAGGTTGGATGCTCAGTGGCGTGAATCAATTATCGCTAGGTGAGGAGGTCACTTCCAAAAAGTTTGATGAGCTGTTTTACCCCTCAGATTTAACACCCGATAAGCTAGGTATTGTCTCGCTAAAAGCCGAGTCGCTTTCTTTTAGTGGCTTAGTTGGTTATTTGGATTACTTAGAAAAAAATGATCAAGATAGCAGTACTTATGAGTTAGCTCTTTGGCGTAAGCTGATGCAGCCTGTGTCGATTGGTGTGATGTTATTGGTTGCGTTGTCGTATATTTTTGGCCCGCTTCGTTCTGTCACTATGGGAGCGAGGATCGTGATGGGCGTAGTGACAGGTATAGTGTTTCACTTAAGTGATAAAATATTTGGCCCGATTGTACTTGTGTATGAGCTACCTGCATTTGTCGGGGCTACTTTACCTAGCGTGATATTTATTGCGTTTTCAGTTTATCTAATTAATAAACGCAGCTAA
- a CDS encoding thioredoxin domain-containing protein, translating to MKKILLASAVSLLFGLTACSKVETPTNPAAKAESVQSQSQAQYQEGVHYRIVSGIDAEGAKVPFIVEYFWLGCPHCQHFEAPLQAYKAQQPELGFVRKHAILNESWANDGRIFYALQQTNNMDHFADLFDLYKQGMTQQRFDDFFTRNDIDKEAFLTIAGQDATVIAKMQQSLKEMTDNKIHSVPAIVVNGKYLVVPHDDLRSNEAYFALVDYLQTLAP from the coding sequence ATGAAAAAAATTCTGCTCGCCAGTGCGGTTTCGCTGTTATTTGGTTTAACTGCCTGTTCAAAGGTTGAAACGCCTACAAACCCTGCAGCAAAAGCTGAGAGTGTACAGTCTCAATCACAAGCTCAATATCAAGAAGGTGTACATTATCGCATTGTCAGTGGTATCGATGCCGAAGGTGCTAAAGTGCCTTTTATTGTTGAATACTTCTGGCTTGGCTGCCCACATTGCCAGCATTTTGAAGCGCCCTTACAAGCCTATAAAGCCCAACAGCCTGAGCTGGGTTTTGTTCGTAAGCATGCGATTTTAAATGAGAGCTGGGCAAACGATGGCCGTATATTTTATGCCTTACAACAAACCAATAATATGGACCATTTTGCTGATTTATTTGATTTGTATAAACAGGGGATGACTCAGCAGCGTTTTGATGACTTTTTTACACGTAATGACATCGATAAAGAAGCGTTTTTAACTATTGCAGGCCAAGATGCAACGGTGATTGCGAAGATGCAACAAAGCCTCAAAGAGATGACAGATAACAAAATTCATAGCGTGCCTGCCATTGTTGTCAACGGCAAATATTTAGTAGTCCCCCATGATGACTTACGATCTAATGAGGCGTATTTTGCGTTAGTCGATTATCTACAGACGCTTGCGCCATAA